In Colletotrichum destructivum chromosome 8, complete sequence, the following proteins share a genomic window:
- a CDS encoding Putative short-chain dehydrogenase/reductase SDR, NAD(P)-binding domain superfamily — MSALVGATKAAAAQASRVVIVTGSARGIGRAVALRLARDGYDVCVNDIAANEAGSHGVADEIRRLGRRSVVATADVRSLGEVQGMVKKAVDELGPLTTMIANAGIAQVKPLLEITEEEFENMFRVNVFGVQHCYQAAAKQMIKQGNCTPDRPGKIIGCSSIVGFKPFALLSHYSASKWAVRGLTQASAMEYAEHNITVNAYAPGIVGTAMWDLIDEKLGEKTGAKKGDTIKKYTSELIAQKRTSVPEDVAKLVSFLASPDSDHVTGQTQIVDGGIIYT, encoded by the exons ATGAGCGCGCTCGTCGGAGCAACaaaagccgccgccgctcaagCGAG CCGCGTCGTCATTGTGACCGGCTCCGCGCGGGGCatcggccgcgccgtcgccctccgcctcgcccgcgacggcTACGATGTCTGCGTcaacgacatcgccgccaacgaggccggcagccacggggtcgccgacgagatccgccgcctcggccgccgttcCGTCGTTGCTACGGCCGACGTACGGAGCCTTGGCGAGGTCCAGGGAATGGTCAAaaaggccgtcgacgagctgggGCCCCTGACCACCAT gatcgccaacgccggcatcgcTCAGGTCAAGCCCCTTTTGGAAATCACCGAGGAAGAATTCGAAAACATGTTCCGCGTCAACGTCTTTGGCGTGCAGCACTGCTACCAGGCCGCCGCGAAGCAGATGATCAAGCAGGGCAACTGCACGCCCGACCGCCCGGGCAAGATAATCGGC TGCtcctccatcgtcggcttcaagcccttcgccctcctctcGCACTACTCGGCCTCCAAGTGGGCCGTCCGCGGCCTGACGCAGGCTAGCGCCATGGAGTACGCCGAGCACAACATCACCGTTAACGCCTACGCgcccggcatcgtcggcaccGCTATGTGggacctcatcgacgagaagctgggcgagaagacgggcgcCAAGAAGGGCGACACCATCAAGAAGTACACGAGCGAGCTCATCGCCCAGAAGCGCACCAGCGtgcccgaggacgtcgccaAGCTCGTCAGCTTCCTCGCCAGCCCGGACAGCGACCACGTCACCGGCCAGACCCAGATCGTGGACGGCGGCATCATTTACACGTAG
- a CDS encoding Putative peptide methionine sulfoxide reductase MsrA domain-containing protein: MISNFFSRLARPFTSSTTMSVNPSSNSAAAAAAGPTIPEGAQKATIAAGCFWGVEHLYRKHFQGKGLIDARVGYIGGDLANPTYRAVCGGDTGHAEALQVVFQPADVSYRQLLEFFYRMHDPTTANRQGPDTGPQYRSAIFFHDAEQEKVAREVTRLANEQWYGGKIVTDVIPAGQWWDAEQYHQLYLNKNPSGYECPSHFLRTFPPLKG; this comes from the coding sequence ATGATCTCCAACTTCTTCTCTCGCCTCGCCCGTCCCTTcacctcctcgacaacaATGTCCGTCAAcccctcctccaactccgccgccgccgccgccgccggccccaCGATCCCCGAGGGCGCCCAAAaggccaccatcgccgccggctgctTCTGGGGCGTCGAGCACCTCTACCGTAAGCACTTCCAGGGCAAGGGGCTCATCGACGCCCGCGTCGGCTacatcggcggcgacctcgccaaCCCGACCTACCGCGCcgtctgcggcggcgacacggGCCACGCCGAGGCGCTGCAGGTCGTCTTCCAGCCCGCCGACGTGAGCTaccgccagctcctcgagtTCTTCTACCGCATGCACGACCCGACCACGGCGAACCGACAGGGCCCGGACACGGGGCCGCAGTACCGCagcgccatcttcttccacgacgccgagcaggagaaggTCGCGCGCGAGGTGACGCGCCTCGCCAACGAGCAGTGGTacggcggcaagatcgtcACCGACGTCATCCCCGCAGGCCAGTGGTGGGACGCCGAGCAGTACCACCAGCTGTACCTGAACAAGAACCCGAGCGGATACGAGTGCCCGAGCCATTTCCTGCGGACGTTTCCGCCGCTCAAGGGCTGA